From Heteronotia binoei isolate CCM8104 ecotype False Entrance Well chromosome 3, APGP_CSIRO_Hbin_v1, whole genome shotgun sequence, a single genomic window includes:
- the TXNDC9 gene encoding thioredoxin domain-containing protein 9, with translation MAADTSVEMFSKVLETQMLQTANAIEQQLDENLEKLDQMDEDELELLKQRRLEALKKGQQQKQEWLSKGHGEYREIPSERDFFQEVKESKNVVCHFYRDTTFRCLILDKHLTALAKKHIETKFIKLNAEKSPFLCERLHIKVIPTLALVKDGKTQDYVVGFTDLGNTDDFTTETLEWRLGCANIINYSGNLMDPPFQSQKKFGTSFTKLDKKMIRSKAYDSDSDED, from the exons ATGGCTGCTGATACTTCTGTTGAAATGTTTTCAAAAGTTCTGGAGACTCAAATGCTTCAGACAGCCAATGCTATAGAACAACAACTTGATGAAAACCTTGAAAAACTTGATCAGATGGATGAAGATGAATTGGAACTCCTAAAACAAAGAAGGCTTGAAGCACTGAAGAAAGGCCAGCAACAGAAACAG GAATGGCTTTCAAAAGGACATGGGGAATATAGGGAAATCCCCAGTGAAAGAGATTTTTTTCAAGAAGTGAAAGAGAGTAAAAATGTGGTTTGCCACTTCTATAGAGATACGACTTTCAG ATGCTTAATATTAGACAAGCATTTAACAGCATTGGCAAAAAAGCACATTGAAACCAAGTTTATCAAATTAAATGCTGAAAAATCCCCATTTCTGTGTGAGAGACTTCACATCAAAGTAATCCCCACACTAGCTCTTGTAAAAGATGGGAAAACCCAGGATTATGTGGTTGGCTTCACTGATCTGGGGAACACAGATGATTTTACCACAGAGACCTTAGAATGGAGATTAGGCTGTGCAAATATAATCAACTACAG tGGCAACTTGATGGACCCCCCTTTCCAGAGCCAAAAGAAGTTTGGAACCAGTTTCACAAAGCTGGATAAGAAAATGATAAGATCAAAGGCATATGATTCAGATTCTGATGAAGATTAG